In Chitinophaga sp. HK235, a single window of DNA contains:
- a CDS encoding glycoside hydrolase family 15 protein has protein sequence MERHTYQTGLIGNCAFLAHINKDTNIDWLCWPRMDSSFIFGGLLDRKQGGEFSILPTGDFDSHQYYMENTNVLCTEIKSYEGSYRITDFAPRFFQYERFFKPLMLIRKVEPLEGSPRIRVKCTPTCDYGALKLHAMRGSSHIEFTGSEEKIRLTTNIPVSYVFEEDFFVLNDTRYLILTYGHPLEAPLASTAERFLRETIAYWRTWIKHSSIANYFQPYVIRSALALKIHQYEDTGAIIAASTTSLPEFPESGRNWDYRFCWMRDTYYVITALNHIGHFEEMERYFGYITDISFSGDFRYQPLYGITGGRDLVETVLPDLNGYMGNKPVRIGNQAYEHIQNDTYGQVLISMLPLYTDHRFIFSERKDSDRWIDLLLKKIERTIDEKDAGIWEFRNMANVHCYTNLFQWAGCNAAEKMARTIGNEDLIARAVALKERAATHIESCYDPVRKVYTNAAGSQHLDASTLQLIMMNYLDPASEKARDHLTALEKELKTPEGLFYRYRHSDDFGLPKTTFLVCAFWYVEALACVGRVDDAQREFGKLLQYSNHLLLFSEDVESANGSQWGNFPQAYSHVGLMNAAYRIAMKLDKPIFI, from the coding sequence ATGGAAAGACATACCTATCAGACTGGACTTATCGGCAATTGCGCCTTTCTGGCGCATATCAACAAAGACACCAACATAGACTGGCTCTGCTGGCCGCGGATGGACAGCTCTTTTATATTTGGTGGCTTACTGGACAGGAAACAAGGTGGGGAATTTTCCATCCTGCCAACCGGGGATTTTGATTCCCATCAATATTATATGGAGAATACCAATGTTCTCTGTACAGAAATAAAAAGCTACGAAGGCAGCTACAGGATCACCGATTTTGCTCCTCGCTTTTTTCAGTATGAACGTTTTTTTAAACCGCTGATGCTGATACGAAAGGTGGAACCGCTGGAAGGCTCCCCCCGCATCCGGGTGAAATGTACGCCCACCTGTGATTATGGTGCGCTGAAGCTGCATGCGATGCGGGGCAGCAGCCATATTGAATTCACAGGTAGCGAAGAAAAAATAAGACTGACGACCAATATTCCGGTCAGTTATGTTTTTGAAGAGGATTTTTTTGTGTTGAATGATACCCGCTACCTGATCCTTACTTACGGACATCCCCTGGAAGCTCCCCTGGCGAGTACCGCTGAAAGGTTCCTCCGGGAAACGATCGCCTACTGGCGTACATGGATCAAACACTCTTCTATCGCCAATTATTTCCAGCCTTATGTGATCCGTTCGGCACTCGCACTGAAGATACACCAGTATGAAGATACCGGCGCCATCATTGCGGCCAGTACCACCAGCCTCCCGGAATTCCCTGAAAGCGGCCGCAACTGGGACTACCGCTTCTGCTGGATGCGCGACACCTATTATGTAATCACCGCCCTGAACCATATCGGCCATTTCGAGGAGATGGAACGTTACTTCGGGTATATCACGGACATCTCTTTTTCAGGTGACTTTCGATATCAGCCCTTATACGGCATTACCGGCGGGAGAGATCTGGTGGAAACAGTCCTGCCCGACCTCAACGGGTATATGGGCAACAAGCCCGTACGTATTGGGAATCAGGCCTATGAGCATATCCAGAACGATACCTATGGCCAGGTGCTGATTTCGATGCTGCCATTATATACCGATCATCGTTTTATTTTTTCGGAGAGAAAGGATTCGGACCGATGGATCGACCTGTTGCTGAAGAAGATAGAACGTACCATAGATGAAAAGGATGCAGGCATATGGGAATTTAGAAACATGGCTAACGTTCATTGCTATACGAATCTGTTTCAGTGGGCAGGTTGCAATGCTGCCGAAAAAATGGCCCGTACCATCGGCAATGAGGACCTGATTGCCCGGGCTGTTGCCCTGAAAGAGCGTGCCGCCACTCATATTGAAAGCTGTTACGACCCTGTCAGAAAAGTATACACCAATGCCGCCGGCAGCCAGCACCTCGATGCCAGTACCCTTCAACTAATCATGATGAACTACCTGGACCCGGCTTCCGAAAAAGCCCGGGACCATCTGACTGCGTTGGAAAAGGAACTGAAAACACCTGAAGGGCTGTTTTACCGCTACCGTCATTCCGATGACTTCGGGCTGCCTAAAACAACTTTCCTCGTATGTGCCTTCTGGTATGTAGAAGCCCTTGCCTGTGTAGGCCGGGTCGATGATGCCCAACGCGAATTCGGTAAACTGCTGCAATATTCCAACCACCTCCTCCTCTTCAGTGAAGATGTGGAATCTGCAAATGGCAGTCAATGGGGCAACTTTCCACAGGCCTATAGTCATGTAGGTCTGATGAATGCCGCCTATCGCATCGCCATGAAACTGGACAAACCAATTTTCATATAA
- a CDS encoding EamA family transporter produces MIISEKTQDNNMSKTLLYLLAVYIIWGSTYLGMKIATKNVPPFLLSGLRFLLAGAILLVIGYLKERTIPSRRQLLSAAFVGVLLIGIGNTTVALAVHYMPSGLVALLVAAMPAWFMGLDWAFFSKKRPSVLTSLGIVLGFLGLFLLFNPFGHHESRSFPLWPIAVVVFGNICWATGSLMVPRLQMPTQMTSTAIQMLAGSIFSFLLSACLENGAWSTLPDMTGQGWLAYFYLVMIGSLIGYTSYSWLTRNAPPRLTATYAYVNPIVAMFLGWAIGNEVIDSMVGISSAIVISGVVLMTLKK; encoded by the coding sequence ATGATCATCAGCGAAAAGACACAGGATAACAATATGTCCAAAACATTATTGTACCTGTTGGCGGTTTATATTATCTGGGGCTCCACCTACCTGGGTATGAAAATAGCTACCAAAAACGTACCCCCGTTTCTGTTATCCGGTCTCCGTTTCCTGTTGGCAGGTGCTATCCTGCTGGTAATTGGCTATCTGAAGGAAAGGACTATTCCATCGCGGCGGCAGTTATTGTCAGCCGCTTTCGTAGGGGTGTTACTGATAGGCATTGGCAACACCACCGTAGCCCTGGCTGTTCATTATATGCCATCGGGCCTCGTGGCCCTGCTGGTGGCAGCCATGCCAGCCTGGTTTATGGGGCTGGATTGGGCTTTCTTCAGTAAGAAACGTCCATCTGTGCTCACCTCCCTGGGTATAGTCCTGGGTTTCCTGGGACTGTTTCTCCTGTTTAATCCGTTTGGACATCATGAAAGCCGTAGTTTCCCATTATGGCCTATTGCCGTGGTAGTATTTGGAAATATCTGCTGGGCAACCGGATCCCTGATGGTACCACGATTGCAGATGCCTACGCAGATGACCAGCACCGCTATACAGATGCTGGCCGGCAGTATTTTTTCCTTCCTATTAAGTGCCTGTCTCGAAAATGGAGCCTGGAGCACCTTACCGGACATGACGGGGCAAGGCTGGCTGGCTTATTTTTATCTTGTCATGATTGGCTCTCTAATAGGGTATACCTCCTATAGCTGGCTTACCCGAAACGCCCCTCCGCGCCTGACTGCTACATACGCCTATGTAAATCCTATTGTGGCCATGTTCCTGGGCTGGGCGATCGGTAATGAAGTGATAGACAGTATGGTGGGTATCTCGTCTGCGATCGTTATTTCAGGTGTTGTACTGATGACTTTGAAGAAGTAA
- a CDS encoding CGNR zinc finger domain-containing protein: MATEKSIATLRLDGGIFCLDFVNTVCNRNRPEPFDYLPGFKELLEWYTRTGVLSTKVIHTLERLAKGYPQKAVMVFDKSIQLRELLLRLFIAAIQRKAPGAADVQLFNTYVTDAYANIEITWKPSLGQGELSFNAPALEQVNWWLVKSALELYTGKTLQQVRQCPACGWLFLDKSRNGSRKWCSMSTCGDIHKVQQYYQRNK, translated from the coding sequence ATGGCAACTGAAAAAAGCATCGCTACGTTACGTCTCGACGGCGGTATTTTCTGCCTTGATTTTGTTAACACTGTTTGCAACCGAAACAGACCGGAACCGTTTGACTACCTCCCCGGATTTAAGGAATTACTGGAGTGGTATACCCGTACCGGAGTACTTTCAACCAAGGTAATCCATACCCTAGAACGACTCGCTAAAGGATACCCTCAAAAGGCAGTAATGGTTTTTGACAAGAGCATTCAGTTACGCGAATTACTCCTGCGTCTTTTTATAGCAGCTATCCAACGGAAAGCACCTGGCGCAGCAGATGTACAATTGTTTAATACCTATGTGACGGATGCTTATGCCAACATCGAAATTACCTGGAAGCCATCCCTTGGCCAGGGGGAGCTGTCATTTAATGCCCCGGCTCTGGAACAGGTGAACTGGTGGTTGGTAAAATCTGCCCTGGAGCTATACACTGGCAAAACGTTGCAGCAGGTACGGCAATGTCCTGCCTGTGGATGGTTGTTTCTCGATAAAAGCCGCAATGGTTCCCGTAAATGGTGTAGCATGAGTACGTGTGGAGACATTCATAAAGTACAACAATATTATCAACGTAATAAATAG
- a CDS encoding SDR family oxidoreductase — translation MPTVLLLGAGSDMAVAIARKFAAAHYDIQLAARKAAALQPLQQDLQVRYGITATTHDFDATDYSTHAAFFAGLPTMPDITVCAFGYLGDQELAQRDWQEAATIIHSNYTGAVSVLNIIAESYEARGKGMIIGISSVAGERGRQSNYIYGSAKAGFTAYLSGLRNRLFRSGVHVMSVQPGFVNTRMTQHLNLPPLLTAQPDQVANAVFKAAQRSRNVLYVKWPWKYIMLIIKMIPEGIFKKLKL, via the coding sequence ATGCCGACAGTACTCCTTTTAGGCGCAGGTTCCGATATGGCTGTGGCCATAGCCCGGAAGTTTGCCGCTGCCCATTACGACATACAACTGGCTGCCCGCAAGGCCGCCGCTCTGCAGCCCTTGCAGCAGGACCTGCAGGTCCGCTACGGGATTACCGCTACCACCCATGATTTTGATGCTACCGACTATAGTACGCATGCCGCTTTCTTTGCCGGGTTACCAACCATGCCTGATATCACCGTTTGTGCCTTCGGGTACCTGGGTGATCAGGAACTGGCTCAGCGTGACTGGCAGGAAGCAGCTACCATCATACACAGTAACTATACCGGTGCTGTATCAGTATTAAACATAATAGCAGAAAGCTACGAAGCCCGCGGAAAAGGAATGATCATTGGTATCAGTTCGGTGGCCGGAGAGCGGGGGCGCCAAAGCAACTATATATATGGTAGTGCCAAGGCTGGCTTTACAGCTTACCTAAGTGGATTGCGGAACCGTCTTTTTCGTAGTGGCGTCCACGTGATGAGTGTTCAGCCCGGCTTTGTCAATACCCGGATGACCCAACACCTGAACCTGCCACCTTTACTGACAGCACAGCCGGACCAGGTGGCCAATGCAGTATTTAAGGCCGCACAACGCAGCAGGAACGTATTGTACGTAAAATGGCCCTGGAAATATATTATGTTGATTATCAAAATGATACCAGAAGGTATTTTCAAAAAACTTAAGCTGTGA
- a CDS encoding bifunctional alpha,alpha-trehalose-phosphate synthase (UDP-forming)/trehalose-phosphatase, translating into MRKTIIVSNRLPVKITEKAGEFTLQPSEGGLATGLGSIYREGNNIWLGWPGLEISEPKQQEKITKQLRQMNLVPVFLTQDEINNYYEGFSNETLWPVFHYMAVYARYEQNYWDAYYQVNKKFRDMVMQVAEQGDTIWIHDYHLLLLPGMLRAEMPEISIGFFNHIPFPSYELFRLIPWRAELIEGMLGADLLGFHTFDDTRHFLNAASRILPVNTNANVVSYNDRAVVVETFPMGIDFDKYAGLAKDPAVKLHLQNLRENFQQEKIVLSIDRLDYSKGILQRLQAFELLLQMHPEYVDKVVLYMIVVPSRDTVPQYKELRDEIDKQVGNINARFRTLAWHPVQYFYRSFPLQVLSALYNFADICLVTPMRDGMNLVTKEYVASRNNNDGVLILSEMAGASKELSDAIIVNPNNIGAITQAIVDALNMPLPEQQRRMKQMRQIVSKFNIHHWVKLFMARLQEVNEMQQNMLARRVNQETAVMIRQQYRQAKKRIIFLDYDGTLVGFQTNIDMASPDPDLYQLLRELASIPGNDIVMISGRKHETLGEWLGHLPLDLIAEHGAWQKTREGEWYQLPGLNDKWKQEIQPIMEQVTDRTPGSFIEEKSYSLVWHYRKVESGLGELRANELMGTLRYYTVEKGLQILPGDKVIEVKNIEINKGKAALSWLNHKKYDFIMAVGDDVTDEDIFKVMPPKAITIKVGSQVSAAQYYLRSPHEVRHLLRTLKQQL; encoded by the coding sequence ATGAGAAAGACTATTATTGTTTCGAACAGGTTACCGGTTAAGATTACGGAGAAAGCTGGAGAATTTACGCTGCAGCCCAGCGAAGGAGGATTGGCAACCGGTTTAGGATCTATTTACAGGGAAGGAAATAACATCTGGCTGGGATGGCCGGGTTTAGAAATCAGTGAACCCAAACAACAGGAGAAAATAACCAAACAACTGAGGCAAATGAACCTGGTGCCGGTTTTTCTGACACAGGATGAAATCAATAACTACTACGAAGGTTTTTCCAATGAAACATTATGGCCTGTTTTTCATTATATGGCCGTGTATGCCCGTTATGAACAAAACTATTGGGATGCCTATTACCAGGTCAACAAGAAGTTCCGGGATATGGTGATGCAGGTGGCTGAGCAGGGAGATACTATCTGGATTCATGATTATCATCTGTTGTTATTGCCGGGTATGCTACGGGCAGAAATGCCGGAGATATCGATCGGGTTCTTTAACCACATCCCATTTCCTTCTTATGAGTTGTTCAGGCTGATTCCCTGGAGGGCCGAACTGATAGAGGGCATGCTGGGGGCCGATCTGCTGGGCTTCCATACATTTGATGATACCCGACATTTCCTGAATGCCGCCAGCCGGATATTGCCAGTCAATACCAACGCTAATGTCGTTTCCTATAATGATCGTGCTGTAGTGGTAGAGACATTTCCCATGGGAATAGACTTTGATAAGTATGCCGGCCTGGCCAAAGACCCGGCAGTGAAGCTTCATTTGCAGAACCTCCGGGAAAACTTTCAGCAGGAAAAGATAGTGTTGTCGATAGACCGCCTGGACTATAGTAAAGGTATCCTTCAGCGGCTGCAGGCCTTTGAGCTGTTATTGCAAATGCATCCGGAATACGTGGATAAAGTTGTCTTGTATATGATCGTAGTGCCTTCCCGCGATACGGTGCCACAATACAAAGAGCTTCGCGATGAAATAGACAAGCAGGTTGGCAACATCAACGCCCGCTTCCGTACACTCGCCTGGCACCCGGTACAATATTTTTACCGTTCCTTCCCGCTGCAGGTGTTGTCTGCCCTTTATAATTTTGCAGATATCTGTCTGGTAACACCCATGCGCGATGGGATGAACCTGGTCACCAAGGAGTATGTGGCCAGTCGAAACAACAACGATGGTGTACTGATTCTCAGTGAGATGGCTGGTGCTTCTAAAGAATTGAGCGATGCCATCATTGTCAACCCCAATAACATTGGTGCCATCACCCAGGCTATTGTGGATGCGCTTAATATGCCGCTGCCCGAACAACAGCGACGGATGAAACAGATGCGTCAGATAGTGTCTAAGTTTAACATCCACCATTGGGTAAAGCTCTTTATGGCACGGCTGCAGGAGGTGAATGAGATGCAGCAGAACATGCTGGCCCGCCGGGTAAACCAGGAAACGGCCGTGATGATCCGCCAGCAATACAGGCAGGCAAAAAAGAGAATCATCTTTCTGGACTACGACGGTACCCTCGTGGGCTTTCAGACCAATATAGACATGGCTTCCCCTGATCCGGACCTGTACCAGCTGCTGAGGGAACTTGCCTCTATTCCGGGAAACGATATTGTTATGATCAGTGGCCGTAAACATGAAACGCTGGGAGAGTGGTTGGGCCATCTGCCACTGGACCTCATCGCCGAACACGGTGCCTGGCAGAAGACCCGGGAAGGAGAGTGGTACCAGCTTCCTGGCCTCAATGATAAATGGAAACAGGAAATCCAGCCTATAATGGAACAGGTCACGGACCGGACCCCGGGTTCGTTTATCGAAGAAAAAAGCTATTCCCTGGTATGGCATTACCGGAAGGTAGAATCCGGCCTGGGTGAATTAAGAGCCAATGAACTGATGGGAACCCTACGCTATTATACCGTTGAGAAAGGATTACAGATATTGCCGGGAGACAAAGTCATAGAAGTGAAAAACATCGAGATCAACAAAGGCAAGGCGGCCCTCAGTTGGCTAAACCATAAAAAATATGATTTTATTATGGCCGTGGGAGATGATGTTACCGACGAAGATATTTTTAAGGTCATGCCTCCGAAGGCTATTACCATCAAAGTGGGTAGCCAGGTCTCAGCAGCCCAGTATTACCTCCGCAGTCCTCATGAAGTACGGCATTTGTTGAGGACGCTCAAACAGCAACTGTGA
- a CDS encoding HAD-IB family hydrolase → MSGIAFFDFDGTITRKDTLWEVIRFHKGSMALYGGMVRLLPALISFKLKRLAAQEMKERVLRYYFGNISQQEFEEGCRRFCTDRLPLLVRDQALAAIRQHQQQGNQVVVVSASAEDWVAPWCEVQHISCIASRLEITDQRLTGNLQGNNCNGPEKVNRIRQQFNLHDYTEIYAYGDSEGDRPMLALAQHPEYKPFRK, encoded by the coding sequence GTGAGCGGCATCGCATTCTTTGATTTTGATGGGACTATCACCCGCAAAGATACCCTTTGGGAAGTGATCCGTTTTCATAAGGGAAGTATGGCTCTTTATGGGGGAATGGTGCGACTGTTACCAGCGCTGATCAGTTTTAAGCTGAAAAGGCTTGCTGCTCAGGAGATGAAGGAAAGAGTATTGCGGTATTATTTCGGGAACATATCCCAACAGGAATTCGAAGAAGGTTGCAGACGTTTTTGTACAGACCGGTTACCGTTGCTGGTAAGAGATCAGGCATTGGCTGCTATCCGACAGCACCAGCAGCAGGGAAACCAGGTGGTGGTCGTTTCCGCCTCTGCAGAAGACTGGGTAGCTCCCTGGTGCGAGGTGCAGCATATCAGCTGTATCGCCAGCCGGCTGGAGATAACAGATCAGCGTTTGACTGGTAATCTGCAGGGAAACAATTGCAACGGGCCGGAGAAGGTGAACCGGATCAGGCAGCAGTTTAACCTCCATGACTATACGGAAATATACGCCTACGGCGACAGCGAAGGCGACAGGCCAATGCTCGCGCTGGCTCAGCACCCCGAATACAAACCTTTCAGAAAATAA
- a CDS encoding ABC transporter permease — protein MLRNYLLVAWRNLLKHRLFTLLNLIGLSTGLACTLLICLWVKDEWSVDRFHEKSDRLFTVMENKPHVEGIMTSAESPAQLADILPREMPEVEMAVVSTPPSWFSKVNVSADGKNLKAAGMFAGADYFNLFSYPLLAGDKSKVLADNGNVVISESLAMRLFNTTHDLIGKTITWQIDQFRKPAVIAGVFKDVPGNSSVQFDFMLPFGAFKALMHIGDNLEPGGPFTTWLLLKKGTDVAGFNSKLTRFLQEHTGNKARTSFVAPYAASYLYGTYENGRQSGGRISYVKLFSLIALFIIFIAAINFMNLSTARASNRMREVGVRKALGAGRLSLVLQYLGESLLLSAISLLLATALVWLLLEPFNTITGKQLRLEFSLSMLALFGGITLLTGLLAGSYPAFFLSGFRPVLVLKGKLVNSVSALWARKGLVVFQFSLSVMFIVAVLVVHRQLDFIRHRNLGYQKEHVVYFEAEGKVPLNMDAFLAAVKDIPGVVNASSMVGNVFGEASVPINWKWQGREENILFRPFLICHGMLETLGITLKEGPGFTGNYAADTSRIILNETAVAAMGLEHPVGKIIPFGGAMREVAGVVNDFNFQSLHSRVQPLFFQAEPRGGTVMVKMQTGMEPAVMKRLEAFYTSFNPGYAFEYRFLEDKYQSLYIAEKRVSMLSGYFSLMAVLISCLGLFGLAAYTAESRRREIGIRKVLGAGIGQVMVLLSKDLLWSVALAIGIGLPLAWWVTHQWLDNFAYRAAMGWEIFGMAGLATFMVTIMTVGMQTVRSAMTNPVTALKAE, from the coding sequence ATGTTAAGAAACTACCTCCTTGTTGCCTGGCGGAACTTATTGAAACACCGTCTGTTTACCTTGCTTAATTTAATTGGTTTATCTACCGGGCTTGCCTGTACGCTGTTGATCTGTCTATGGGTAAAAGACGAATGGAGCGTAGACCGTTTTCATGAAAAAAGTGACCGGTTATTTACCGTGATGGAAAATAAGCCTCACGTAGAAGGGATTATGACGAGTGCTGAGTCGCCAGCGCAGTTGGCAGACATCCTGCCGCGGGAAATGCCGGAGGTGGAAATGGCTGTGGTGAGCACACCGCCGTCCTGGTTTTCAAAAGTGAATGTTTCTGCGGACGGGAAGAACCTGAAAGCGGCAGGTATGTTTGCCGGAGCAGATTATTTCAACCTGTTTTCTTATCCACTGCTGGCAGGTGATAAAAGTAAAGTGCTGGCAGACAATGGTAATGTAGTGATTTCGGAAAGCCTGGCGATGCGGTTGTTTAATACTACCCACGATCTTATAGGGAAAACCATTACCTGGCAGATAGACCAGTTCAGAAAGCCGGCGGTGATAGCCGGGGTATTTAAAGATGTGCCGGGCAACTCTTCCGTACAATTTGATTTTATGCTGCCCTTTGGTGCATTCAAGGCGTTGATGCATATAGGAGATAATCTGGAGCCGGGAGGTCCTTTTACTACCTGGCTGCTATTGAAGAAAGGAACAGACGTGGCCGGATTCAATAGTAAATTGACCCGCTTCCTTCAGGAGCATACAGGCAACAAGGCACGGACATCCTTTGTAGCGCCCTATGCGGCCAGCTATCTGTATGGCACATATGAAAACGGTCGGCAGTCCGGGGGCCGTATTTCCTATGTGAAACTGTTCTCGCTCATTGCGTTGTTTATCATTTTTATTGCAGCAATCAATTTTATGAACCTGTCTACCGCCAGGGCCAGCAACCGGATGCGGGAAGTGGGTGTGCGCAAGGCGCTAGGAGCCGGCCGGTTATCGCTGGTGCTGCAATATCTGGGAGAGTCCCTGTTATTGTCAGCTATATCCCTGTTGCTAGCCACCGCTCTGGTATGGCTGCTGTTGGAGCCATTTAATACTATCACGGGAAAGCAGCTGCGCCTGGAGTTCAGTTTGTCAATGCTAGCGTTGTTTGGGGGCATTACCCTGCTCACAGGGTTACTGGCAGGTAGTTACCCCGCCTTTTTTCTGTCTGGTTTCCGGCCGGTACTGGTACTGAAAGGAAAGCTGGTCAATAGTGTCAGCGCCTTATGGGCGAGGAAAGGGCTGGTAGTCTTCCAGTTCAGCCTTTCTGTAATGTTCATTGTGGCGGTGCTTGTAGTGCACCGTCAGCTGGATTTTATCCGGCATCGTAATCTGGGCTACCAGAAAGAGCATGTGGTATATTTTGAAGCGGAGGGTAAGGTACCGCTGAATATGGATGCATTTCTGGCGGCGGTAAAAGACATTCCGGGGGTGGTAAATGCTTCCAGTATGGTGGGCAATGTTTTCGGAGAGGCTTCTGTTCCCATTAACTGGAAATGGCAGGGTCGTGAAGAGAATATTTTGTTCCGGCCTTTTCTGATATGCCACGGTATGCTGGAGACCCTGGGGATCACACTAAAGGAAGGACCGGGTTTTACAGGCAACTATGCAGCTGATACCTCCCGGATTATTTTAAATGAGACTGCAGTTGCCGCGATGGGTCTGGAACACCCTGTGGGCAAGATCATTCCTTTCGGCGGGGCAATGCGGGAAGTGGCGGGCGTTGTAAATGACTTTAATTTTCAGTCCTTGCATAGCAGGGTGCAGCCGTTGTTTTTTCAGGCAGAGCCAAGGGGTGGTACCGTGATGGTAAAAATGCAGACCGGTATGGAACCAGCGGTGATGAAAAGACTGGAAGCGTTTTACACTTCCTTTAACCCGGGCTATGCCTTCGAATACCGTTTTCTGGAAGATAAGTATCAATCCCTCTATATCGCCGAGAAACGGGTAAGTATGCTGTCAGGGTACTTTTCGCTGATGGCGGTACTGATTTCCTGTCTGGGATTGTTTGGACTGGCAGCCTATACTGCGGAGAGCCGTCGAAGGGAGATTGGTATTCGTAAAGTATTGGGTGCAGGAATAGGCCAGGTAATGGTACTGTTGTCGAAAGACTTGTTATGGTCAGTTGCCCTGGCAATTGGGATTGGTTTGCCATTGGCCTGGTGGGTGACGCACCAGTGGCTGGATAATTTTGCCTATCGGGCAGCAATGGGTTGGGAGATTTTCGGGATGGCCGGACTAGCCACTTTTATGGTGACAATCATGACAGTTGGGATGCAAACGGTGAGGTCGGCGATGACCAATCCGGTGACTGCATTAAAAGCCGAGTAG
- a CDS encoding Gfo/Idh/MocA family protein encodes MATIKWGIIGCGNVTEVKSGPAFRLAEDSDVVAVMRRNKDLAKDYARRHDVARYYDNASDLLNDAGVNAIYIATPPGSHEAYALSAIERGFPVYIEKPLGIDAAAARRIAAAVNATGMRVSVAHYRRRLPAFVFVKQLLEENRIGQIYSANLRLWKSASKGNAGWRLDPSLSGGGFFHDLAPHQLDILLYYFGKPLQAKGISTGSDPRIADIVSGQLLFSRNLLFNGSWNFIVPPHQNADECILIGEEGSIRFHFFSNFHQVTLETATGKEVFNFDTPAHVQQPLIADVVKYFRGEVANPCSVEEAVTGMELMEQLTRSYEE; translated from the coding sequence ATGGCTACGATTAAATGGGGTATCATCGGCTGCGGCAACGTGACGGAAGTAAAAAGCGGCCCGGCTTTCAGGCTGGCGGAAGATAGTGATGTGGTGGCTGTTATGCGCAGGAATAAAGACCTGGCAAAGGACTATGCCCGGCGACATGATGTAGCCCGTTATTACGACAACGCCTCCGATTTGCTCAATGATGCCGGTGTGAATGCGATCTATATTGCCACCCCTCCGGGTAGTCATGAAGCCTACGCGCTGTCAGCCATAGAACGAGGTTTTCCGGTATATATAGAAAAACCGCTGGGGATTGATGCGGCGGCCGCCCGTCGTATAGCCGCCGCTGTCAATGCTACCGGTATGCGGGTGAGTGTTGCACATTACCGACGGCGCCTGCCTGCCTTTGTGTTTGTCAAACAGCTGCTGGAAGAAAACCGCATTGGACAAATTTACAGTGCCAACCTGCGCCTCTGGAAGTCGGCATCTAAAGGAAATGCAGGCTGGCGGCTGGACCCATCATTGTCTGGCGGTGGTTTCTTCCACGATCTGGCACCCCACCAGCTTGACATCCTGCTGTATTATTTCGGTAAGCCCCTGCAAGCCAAGGGAATCAGTACAGGATCCGATCCCCGTATAGCCGATATTGTTAGCGGACAGCTGTTATTCTCCCGCAACCTGCTCTTTAACGGTTCCTGGAATTTCATCGTGCCGCCCCATCAAAATGCCGATGAATGTATCCTCATCGGGGAGGAAGGCAGTATCCGTTTCCATTTCTTCAGCAACTTCCACCAGGTGACACTGGAAACAGCCACCGGAAAAGAAGTATTCAATTTCGATACTCCCGCTCATGTGCAGCAGCCCCTGATTGCTGATGTTGTGAAGTATTTTCGTGGGGAAGTGGCCAACCCCTGCAGTGTGGAAGAGGCAGTGACAGGTATGGAGCTGATGGAGCAACTGACCCGTTCTTACGAAGAATAA